One Leptospira kirschneri serovar Cynopteri str. 3522 CT DNA segment encodes these proteins:
- a CDS encoding response regulator, producing MKDTVKNNAILCVDDEPIILIALKQELKKQFGNEFQYETAINANEALEVVDELAQNGINVILILSDWRMPGIKGDEFLIHIHQKYPEIRSILITGHVDDAAVERVKKEAGTYAVLPKPWDPKQLADAVKICCDQI from the coding sequence TTGAAAGATACAGTGAAAAACAATGCGATCCTTTGTGTAGACGACGAACCTATCATCTTGATCGCGTTAAAGCAAGAATTAAAGAAACAATTCGGAAATGAGTTTCAATATGAAACCGCAATCAATGCAAACGAAGCCTTGGAAGTTGTGGATGAGTTGGCCCAAAACGGAATCAACGTGATTTTGATTTTGTCTGATTGGCGTATGCCCGGCATCAAAGGAGACGAATTTTTAATTCATATTCATCAAAAATATCCTGAGATTCGTTCTATATTGATTACGGGTCACGTAGACGATGCCGCGGTAGAAAGAGTAAAAAAGGAGGCAGGTACTTACGCAGTTTTACCGAAACCCTGGGATCCAAAACAACTTGCGGATGCGGTAAAAATTTGTTGCGATCAGATTTAG
- a CDS encoding MBL fold metallo-hydrolase produces the protein MKVHRYDSVPEVKNIGDGIFKTEIPQPFYAPNNIYILPDGEPTIIDSGYIENLGLLQRALKKIGLSLSKIKHIIYTHNHLDHMSAALTLRYYTDAKLYAMAGMSSEIGNYVEFVQVFQRAMRRLVYKGHHDNTTRLTELKRVDTGIFEFHDALDNSERVDPYLNFDVELVEGDVIQAGGREIGILYTPGHNRWHLTPYILGEKIYFTGDLVLQNISSIYAEIDGNLYDYHRSLDRLSKLPIRRLLPAHGSEPDDPQRAIKLLSKTLNLLERGVVRRLKENDQDLSTLVLEAMGEKVANSSYYNTALAILHSLIRKLIDQGQVQILEVDPPYEKYRWIGDE, from the coding sequence ATGAAAGTTCATCGATACGATTCTGTTCCGGAAGTAAAGAATATAGGAGACGGAATCTTTAAAACTGAAATTCCCCAACCTTTTTATGCTCCCAACAATATCTATATTCTTCCGGATGGAGAACCTACCATCATCGATTCGGGTTATATAGAGAACCTAGGACTTTTACAAAGGGCTTTAAAAAAAATAGGGCTTTCTTTGAGTAAAATCAAACATATCATTTATACTCATAATCATTTAGATCATATGAGTGCTGCTTTGACTTTACGTTATTATACGGATGCAAAGTTGTATGCGATGGCCGGGATGTCTTCCGAGATCGGAAATTACGTGGAGTTTGTTCAGGTCTTTCAAAGAGCGATGAGAAGGCTCGTATATAAGGGACATCATGATAATACTACGAGGCTCACCGAACTCAAAAGGGTGGACACGGGTATATTCGAATTTCATGATGCGTTGGACAACTCCGAAAGAGTGGATCCGTATTTGAATTTTGATGTTGAACTCGTAGAGGGTGATGTGATTCAGGCAGGAGGAAGAGAAATCGGAATCTTATATACTCCCGGTCATAATCGTTGGCATTTAACTCCCTATATTTTAGGGGAGAAAATTTATTTTACCGGAGATTTAGTACTTCAGAATATCTCTTCCATCTACGCGGAGATAGACGGAAATTTATACGACTATCATAGATCTTTAGATCGTCTTTCTAAATTACCGATTCGAAGACTTCTGCCCGCACATGGATCGGAGCCGGATGATCCTCAGAGAGCGATTAAACTATTATCTAAAACCTTAAACTTATTGGAAAGAGGAGTGGTTCGTAGATTAAAAGAGAATGATCAAGATCTTTCTACATTGGTTTTGGAAGCAATGGGGGAGAAGGTAGCGAATAGCAGTTATTATAATACGGCTCTTGCAATTTTACATTCTTTGATTCGAAAGTTAATCGATCAGGGCCAAGTCCAAATTTTAGAGGTGGATCCACCTTATGAAAAATACAGATGGATTGGCGATGAATAA